In the genome of Raphanus sativus cultivar WK10039 chromosome 9, ASM80110v3, whole genome shotgun sequence, the window TATTTGTCTTTGACTGATTCTTAGTACACGGatgttcttcatcatcatcatctctctttctctcaaatTCTCGTTACTTGGTCGGTCTGTATATAAACTTCGTTCCAAGTTATTTATATGGTGAATCGTGATAGATGATCAATTCATCTTCTAGCATTAGTcagaaaatattctaaaattcggatcaaacaataaaataacCAGTTTCTTCCTACTAACCGGATTAGCCTATAGAATTTATCAGAAAAAAGCATCATCCTCTCCATCTCTCAACTCTGTTTCTCTATTTCCCCGAAAAAACTCTGTTTCTCCATTAACATTAAAAGTAAACATTTAAATTGGGAAAATAAAAACTCATGACACAAAAAAATCAGGAAAATTTGACCTCCTAACTTCTGTCTCGACTAATGCAGGAGCGAAGAAAGGACTCGTTAACGCCTACACAACTGAAGATTACTTGTAATGCTTTGAATTAGTTTGAATggtcttatttttcttttctatgagTTGATTTTGAGTTTAACTTTACTTGACTTTGTCAAGCTTGCTACTTcaagtttctttttaaaattatttacttctATATTTAATCTTCTAATTTTATCACCTTAttattagacacatagttgttccacatcggtagttggaagggatccttagtaatatataaggtggatggatcactcctcttatcaccaattggttttaagtgtgaaactcatctagcttaacatggtattaGAGCCCGATCCACGCAatccaacccgatccacatcgatctgaCCCAAAGTTGGCACATCGATCTTTGCCCGAGTATTCCGAAATTGACGctcaaagagccatcatctcgaggaggcgtattagacacatagttgttccacatcggtagttggaagggatccttagtaatatataaggtggatgggtcactcctcttatcaccaattggttttaagtgtgaaactcatctagcttaacatggtattaGAGCCCGATCCACGCAatccaacccgatccacattGATCTGACCCAAAGTTGACCCATCGATCTTTGCCCGAGTATTCCGAGATTAACGctcaaagagccatcatctcgaagaggcgtattagacacatagttgtcccacatcggtagttaAAAAGGAttcttagtaatatataaagtgGATGAGCCActcctcttatcaccaattgattttaattgTGAAGCCCATCTAACTTAACACTTATAAGTGGATTTTTCAGGATTGATGCTTTCAGTCTTCTTGATTTTTGCCCTTACAAGTTACAATgacttaaatttcaaaagaaataaacagTAGAATATCTCGAATgattcactctattttttatatttaaactagATTAACCCTATAATATAATTAAGTTATACtacaataataatattctattttggaagaaaaaatagagtaatatacgaacaataaattataaactcatttttattctatgatACAATGAAAAGTACAATACCATTagaacatttttaatataaactcTAATTTAGAATGCAAAATAGCTCTCAtaataactttttgaaaaatatctctataaatAAATGAGTTACATAGAAACCACAAAACATCAACACTTATCTTCGATCACTTATATCTCTAATCGATTTTCTTACctgactcttcttcttctttgaatttTCAAATCAGCAAAATATAATGACAGAAGGTTACGGAAAAATGGGCATGCCAGCTTTTGTCTCGACGAAGGCAGGCGTGAAAGGACTAGTAGATGCAGAGATAACAGAACTTCCTCGAGTCTTCCGTTACCCTCCTTCTACTTTATCCAACAACAAACCTTCTGACATCTCCGGTTTAAACCTCACCGTCCCAATCATTGATTTCGGAGAAATAAACAATGAAAGAAATATCATCGTTTCGAAGATCAAAGACGCAGCTGAGAACTGGGGGTTTTTCCAGGTGATCAACCACTGTGTTCCATTAAGTGTTCTTGAAGATATCAAACAAGGAGTTCGAAGATTTCACGAAGAAGATCCTGAGGTGAAGAATAAGTATTGTTCTACAGATGTCAACAAGAGATTTGTTTACAACAATAACATCGATCTCCTACGATCTTCTCGTATGAACTGGAGAGACTCTTTCGTTTGCTACATTGCTCCAGATGCTGCAAGTCCAGATGAAATTCCAGTAGCTTGCAGGtgaaaaaaaaagggtttatTGGCAAATCCGTTGACCATTTAATTTTTGTCGGGTTTAATGGTTTGTTTTGAATCAAAGGTTTTGAAATTTGAACTTTTGATGAAACTTCTATTTGGTTCGGTCTGATTTGGATGCAAGGAGGGTTTAGAGATAGTTTAAGAATGAATTGTTTTACACGTAATACTTTGATAATTAATTCAGTGATCAAGTTGTGTGAATTTTAAATATGGAAAAACAtgtatacaatatattttacaaaaagaaattacagtttctatttttcttgtttaaaatattattttcagttttttttccttttgttttctatttgaaATCTCAACATCAAAAAACAGTATATTTGCCTAAGAGGCTAAGAGTCATAAAAgagaaattaatatatatatatatatatatatatatatatcatattgttagtttgataataaattatatatattactgtataattttcatattattattgaaaagtAACTCAGCTATATATGATGAACATGGGAAAATATAATAGAGAAGAATATCGTTAGTCTACAATAACTATTTTTAGCATTTCGTAATCTGAGTGTTTTTAGCTCAAATGCTTCTGCTTTTTAATTCCTTTTTTGTCAAAGTGTTTTGAATTCTGAATAAGTGAATCTAATTTAAGGGATGCTGTGATGGAATACTCGAAGCATGTAATGGACTTTGGAGCTTTGCTCTTCCAACTTCTCTCGGAAGCTTTAGGTTTGAACTCTGAGATCCTTAGGAAGATAGATTGTCTTAAAGGCTTGTTTATGCTTTGCCATTACTTCCCACCTTGCCCACAACCTGACCTAACTTTGGGCATAAGCAAGCACACCGATAATTCTTTTCTTACACTTCTTGTTCAAGACCAAATCGGTGGTCTTCAAGTTCTTCATAAAGATTATTGGGTCGATGTAACTCCTATTCATGGAGCTCTTGTCGTTAACATCGGTGATTTCATGCAGGCAAGCAAGCTCTCAATTGATGCgttatttaattaagaaaaaaatatctttatcgAGAAAATATGAGAGATTTTGTATTGCAGCTGATAACTAATGACAAGTTCTCGAGCGCGGAGCATAGGGTACGGGCAAACAGAGATGGTCCGAGGATTTCAGTTGCGTGCTTCTTTAGCTCGAACCTGTTTCCGAATTCCACGGTTTATGAACCGATCAAAGAGCTTCTGTCTGATGAAAACCCTGCTAAGTACAGATATATGACCATACCAAAGTACACTGCAGGATACCTCGCGGGCGGCTTCAATGGAAAATCACATTTGTCTACATTTAGAATATGAAATAAAGAGTTGTCCATCTTGAGGGAAAGACAATAAAGATATTTGTGTCACTGTGTGATACTTTTGCACCTAAAACAGTGTAACAAAgacaaaatgtttaaaaaaaaatatttattttgtttcactTGATACATTAACAATGTTtctaaagaagaaaaagaaatgattaTGTGTGTAGCAGACAGTGATAATGAAATATAAAGTTTCTTCAAACTACATGGGCTTTGTTTTTGAGCGCTTATGTATCGTCAGCTAATCCACTAAAGAAACAATAACACTGTTCTTCAGATTCCTCTTGGAGGGTGTCGAGTtattcattcaaaaaataaGTATACATTGCTCCAAAACTTGCGACGTTCTGCAATAACAAACATAATGAGATTTTATTACCGAATCATTCTCATAGACTGGATGATCTTGGATTTGTAAGACCGGAAGATTTGAAGCTGTAAAAGCAGCGTTCTTTTCATCCTAATCAAAGCAAACCCCACATTGCATAGCTAGTAACTTGAGATTATGATAACTAAAAAAGTTCTGAACACAAACCTTCAAGAGCTCTATCCAGAATGGAGAGAAATAACGATCCTCAGGTCCGTTGTTGTAGATATCATATAGTATAGGACTGACAACCGTAAAGTAAACAGCCCAGTGCCGGCTTTGAACACATCCGCAAGAAACATTTGATTGGGGCCtctgatttattaaaaaaattcaggcCTAATTTTCTTACATTGTTATTGTTTGTCGTAATGTTTAATGGGATCTTCTAAAACCTATTTTTATTGAGTAACACAGATTTGTAAccatatatttctttttgacATAAGTTAATatgagaattaaaaaaattaagtaaacatataattatctCCGAggttaaattattatatccCAAAACAATTCTTTCACGCCTCCTAAATGTTACAAGagcaaaatataaaagaaaaatcagaagcTTTTCAAAACTGAAGTTGATAAAATCTTATTTGCGGTCCACTATGTCATAGAAAAGATTAAATGGTTTGGTTATACTATCGATTGAGAAAGATATAATCAAATACCTTGATTGTGAAAGTTTGATGGATGATTTCGTAGAAAAAAATgcaagaaaaattatttttaagaactcaTAAAGTTTTACTGGTTTCATTAATATTGTACCTTAAGGTTTTTATGGATTAAGTTCTAATGTATTAATTAAGGGCCTCATTTTTTAATTTCGTATTGGACCACGAAAATTTCAGAACCGGCACTGAAACAGcctaaaaaaagttcaaaatttaAACATGTGTCAAGCTTTGAAtctgtttttttataaacatgGGATGAACAAGAAGGAAGCCTAACCAGATAAGC includes:
- the LOC108827232 gene encoding 1-aminocyclopropane-1-carboxylate oxidase homolog 10 isoform X1, yielding MTEGYGKMGMPAFVSTKAGVKGLVDAEITELPRVFRYPPSTLSNNKPSDISGLNLTVPIIDFGEINNERNIIVSKIKDAAENWGFFQVINHCVPLSVLEDIKQGVRRFHEEDPEVKNKYCSTDVNKRFVYNNNIDLLRSSRMNWRDSFVCYIAPDAASPDEIPVACRDAVMEYSKHVMDFGALLFQLLSEALGLNSEILRKIDCLKGLFMLCHYFPPCPQPDLTLGISKHTDNSFLTLLVQDQIGGLQVLHKDYWVDVTPIHGALVVNIGDFMQLITNDKFSSAEHRVRANRDGPRISVACFFSSNLFPNSTVYEPIKELLSDENPAKYRYMTIPKYTAGYLAGGFNGKSHLSTFRI
- the LOC108827232 gene encoding 1-aminocyclopropane-1-carboxylate oxidase homolog 9 isoform X2 — protein: MTEGYGKMGMPAFVSTKAGVKGLVDAEITELPRVFRYPPSTLSNNKPSDISGLNLTVPIIDFGEINNERNIIVSKIKDAAENWGFFQVINHCVPLSVLEDIKQGVRRFHEEDPEVKNKYCSTDVNKRFVYNNNIDLLRSSRMNWRDSFVCYIAPDAASPDEIPVACRDAVMEYSKHVMDFGALLFQLLSEALDQIGGLQVLHKDYWVDVTPIHGALVVNIGDFMQLITNDKFSSAEHRVRANRDGPRISVACFFSSNLFPNSTVYEPIKELLSDENPAKYRYMTIPKYTAGYLAGGFNGKSHLSTFRI